Proteins encoded in a region of the Pirellulaceae bacterium genome:
- a CDS encoding polysaccharide biosynthesis tyrosine autokinase, translating into MSDNGPHPVDPQMPSENRALPAITQEPVGAIGNPMPVAPWMETKESNDGFNFSGFLHSLRRRWLAGVGFGCIAATIVATLLYLLVPVKFEAFVTLRVRRNPDEILRQNRRTNVHPADFEIEKQTQAALLKSPFVINAALRDPTINQMPLVRDEAWPFGKRKKPEAWLAKQLKVEYSEGSEILVLSMHEKNENEQLVKLLNAVTRAYMEEIVDAEAAERMIKLQKLRDRYRDLMDDMNASLKKISELAKTYGSTESESVKLQIDLGLRQLAALDRERMSADQQYFEAYDMMMLQQQRINAQMSYDPRPFEIEDVLQSQYPDYAMLKTQKIELEHMMKSRSGGRASPAGAMQPQLAAIQSQLDQIRYEKKDEVTERLRMMSGNDSRILQEDLSVLQLKVRSLLQRRNKTYSEYEKLSNQLKSMGAYNSELDGEKLSLQAQQEFVSDVKKEMETLELEVASKPQIRVLQEAVIPDENNLLSKYFQVIAASILTMFVTVLGVAFWDMQSKRVNSSQELSASGDLRVIGSLPQINARRAAGLLPMTESNKQRVEIGLTRAIDSIRTALSFAKTSRPYQILMVTSALGQEGKTTVASQLAVSFARSGKRTLLIDADVRNPQQHVVLGMPFQRGLCDLLRSEATVEELIQPTPAEGLWLLGAGTRDAGTDQLMACSFPTIIEDLRSQFEMIIIDTGPALTCPDAMLIGQTADAALISIMRDVSRTPKVTDACHRLQSVGITIAGAVLNGDTMDIRASDLQMTNDMSHDPQLEKSNAS; encoded by the coding sequence ATGTCTGACAATGGCCCCCATCCGGTAGATCCGCAGATGCCATCTGAAAACAGGGCGTTACCTGCGATTACCCAAGAACCTGTTGGCGCGATTGGCAACCCGATGCCCGTCGCACCTTGGATGGAAACCAAGGAAAGCAACGACGGATTTAACTTTTCTGGATTTCTCCATTCGCTCCGCCGTCGCTGGCTGGCAGGAGTCGGTTTTGGCTGTATTGCAGCCACTATTGTCGCGACGCTCTTGTATCTCCTCGTGCCCGTCAAGTTTGAGGCATTTGTGACGCTTCGCGTTCGACGTAATCCGGACGAGATTCTTCGGCAAAATCGACGGACGAATGTGCACCCGGCCGACTTCGAAATCGAAAAACAAACACAAGCAGCCTTGTTGAAGAGTCCGTTCGTAATCAACGCGGCTCTGCGGGACCCCACCATCAACCAAATGCCCCTCGTGAGAGACGAAGCCTGGCCATTTGGCAAGCGTAAAAAACCGGAAGCGTGGCTTGCTAAGCAGCTCAAAGTCGAATACTCCGAGGGTTCGGAGATCCTTGTGCTTAGCATGCACGAAAAAAACGAGAATGAACAACTCGTCAAATTGCTCAATGCAGTAACACGTGCATACATGGAAGAAATTGTCGATGCGGAAGCGGCGGAGCGGATGATCAAGCTACAAAAGCTACGAGATCGCTACCGCGACTTAATGGACGACATGAACGCCAGCCTTAAGAAGATTAGCGAACTGGCGAAAACGTATGGATCGACCGAATCGGAAAGCGTCAAACTCCAAATCGATCTTGGACTTCGGCAACTGGCAGCTCTCGATCGCGAGCGAATGAGCGCGGATCAACAGTATTTTGAAGCGTACGACATGATGATGCTTCAACAGCAACGCATCAACGCTCAAATGAGTTACGACCCTCGTCCGTTCGAAATCGAGGATGTGTTGCAGTCTCAATATCCTGATTACGCCATGCTCAAAACCCAAAAAATCGAACTCGAGCACATGATGAAGTCTCGAAGTGGCGGACGAGCTTCGCCAGCTGGTGCCATGCAACCACAGCTGGCTGCGATTCAATCACAACTGGATCAGATACGTTACGAGAAGAAGGATGAAGTGACGGAGCGACTACGCATGATGTCAGGTAACGACAGTCGAATTCTGCAAGAAGACTTATCCGTGCTACAGCTGAAGGTTCGAAGTCTTTTGCAACGCCGCAACAAGACCTATTCCGAATACGAAAAACTTTCGAACCAACTGAAGTCGATGGGCGCCTACAATTCGGAGCTTGACGGTGAGAAACTTTCACTCCAAGCACAGCAAGAGTTTGTATCGGACGTCAAGAAGGAGATGGAAACACTTGAACTTGAGGTAGCTTCAAAACCCCAAATTCGTGTGCTCCAAGAGGCAGTCATCCCCGATGAAAACAACTTGCTATCGAAGTACTTCCAGGTGATCGCTGCGTCAATCTTGACAATGTTTGTCACCGTGCTCGGTGTTGCGTTCTGGGACATGCAAAGCAAGCGAGTTAACAGTTCCCAGGAATTGTCCGCTTCAGGTGACCTGCGAGTCATCGGTTCGCTGCCACAGATCAACGCCCGCCGCGCCGCTGGGCTGCTACCGATGACCGAATCCAATAAACAACGAGTTGAAATCGGCCTTACTCGGGCGATCGACAGCATTCGCACCGCACTGTCATTTGCCAAGACGAGTCGTCCGTATCAAATCCTCATGGTCACCAGTGCCCTCGGGCAAGAGGGTAAAACGACAGTCGCTAGCCAACTGGCAGTGAGCTTTGCTCGTTCAGGGAAACGCACCTTGTTGATCGACGCCGATGTCCGCAACCCACAGCAACACGTCGTGCTCGGAATGCCCTTCCAACGTGGCCTGTGTGACCTGCTAAGGTCCGAAGCGACTGTCGAAGAACTGATTCAGCCAACGCCTGCTGAAGGCCTGTGGTTGCTTGGGGCTGGCACACGAGATGCGGGCACCGACCAACTCATGGCATGCTCGTTTCCAACCATCATCGAAGATCTCCGATCCCAGTTTGAAATGATCATCATTGATACCGGCCCAGCTCTGACTTGCCCTGATGCAATGCTGATTGGTCAAACCGCTGATGCGGCCTTAATCTCAATCATGCGTGATGTCAGTCGCACTCCAAAAGTAACGGACGCATGCCATCGCCTGCAGTCGGTAGGAATCACTATCGCGGGAGCTGTCCTGAATGGTGACACAATGGACATCCGCGCCAGCGATTTGCAAATGACGAATGATATGAGTCATGACCCGCAACTTGAAAAGTCAAACGCCAGCTAA
- a CDS encoding exosortase-associated EpsI family protein — MKYLPIAVVVVVLVIGTIIEGNYSDRWGEAQSEKLDQFTAAVNRVPKSFGHWTSIDDEINQREFEASNCTNCISRTYTNREGEVVNVYLVSGTGRHVTIHTPDWCYVGAGYEIVDGEAQQYTDPKATNLEVAPEFLTAIFRKEDPINPTEHIRIFWTFSDDGIWRGPRMPKPTLGSKPAMYKIYMITNVNSGGADVSTNPTLKFAREFLPIINNELFKETPVDTSSESLATGSETATSSSAR; from the coding sequence GTGAAGTATTTACCTATCGCCGTCGTGGTCGTTGTGCTTGTAATCGGAACCATCATCGAAGGAAATTACTCCGATCGATGGGGGGAGGCACAGTCCGAGAAGCTCGACCAGTTCACCGCCGCTGTCAATCGCGTTCCCAAATCGTTTGGACACTGGACAAGCATTGACGATGAGATTAACCAAAGAGAGTTCGAAGCTTCGAACTGCACAAATTGCATTTCTCGAACTTACACCAATCGGGAAGGGGAAGTCGTTAACGTTTACCTCGTTTCCGGAACCGGTCGTCATGTGACCATCCACACGCCTGACTGGTGCTACGTGGGAGCTGGATACGAAATTGTCGACGGGGAAGCTCAACAGTACACCGACCCAAAAGCGACAAATCTGGAGGTGGCTCCTGAATTCCTCACGGCGATTTTCCGTAAGGAAGATCCGATCAATCCGACGGAACACATTCGCATCTTCTGGACCTTCTCCGATGACGGCATTTGGCGTGGACCAAGAATGCCCAAGCCGACACTCGGCTCCAAACCCGCCATGTATAAGATCTACATGATCACCAACGTCAACAGCGGTGGGGCCGACGTGTCAACGAACCCAACGCTCAAATTCGCGCGTGAGTTTTTGCCGATCATCAACAACGAGTTATTCAAAGAAACACCCGTCGACACCAGTTCGGAAAGCTTGGCAACTGGCTCAGAAACCGCGACCAGCAGCTCAGCAAGGTAG
- the tadA gene encoding tRNA adenosine(34) deaminase TadA, whose amino-acid sequence MDEAYMGMAFAEAEQAWAEEEVPVGAVVVFQDRVIAAARNQREQLHDPTAHAEMIAITQAAESLSSWRLEGCRIYVTLEPCPMCAGAILQARIPHLIYGAADPKAGAVHSMFQLLTDARLNHQTQVTSGVLADRCGKILTDFFQQQRGRGKK is encoded by the coding sequence ATGGACGAAGCTTACATGGGGATGGCGTTTGCAGAAGCAGAGCAGGCCTGGGCCGAAGAAGAAGTGCCGGTTGGGGCCGTGGTTGTGTTTCAAGACCGTGTGATTGCGGCAGCACGCAATCAGCGAGAACAGTTGCATGATCCGACCGCCCACGCTGAAATGATTGCCATTACGCAAGCAGCCGAATCGCTCAGTAGTTGGCGACTCGAAGGGTGTAGGATCTATGTGACCTTAGAACCATGTCCGATGTGTGCAGGTGCAATCTTGCAGGCTCGAATTCCCCATCTGATTTATGGTGCTGCGGATCCGAAGGCGGGTGCGGTGCACTCCATGTTTCAGCTGCTTACGGACGCTCGCCTCAACCACCAGACGCAAGTTACTTCCGGCGTGCTTGCGGATCGGTGTGGAAAGATTCTCACCGACTTCTTTCAGCAGCAGCGTGGCCGCGGAAAGAAATAG
- a CDS encoding TIGR03790 family protein, with product MYQRLSFTAWSVAFWLVITAFGAVTWTPCCAGGGPENVFLVVNSLSPDSRAIANYYTDLREIPDINVFELEWGGSRVAIKIDTFRQQILAPILAEMSERRLESQIDYIVYSSGFPYAVDFSADVRTALPREAGTLASLTGLTFFQGRVRARDSSYAFTFKNDRSNSYQSTRTRGFRSQYAWNKRGQQVQLDGESYYLSMMLGYTDGRGNSLEEVVQYLRRSALADCSRPSGTVYLMQNEAEVRSRTRHNAFPEVAKALAKLGVQADVVNGVLPSKKNDVLGAVIGRAQYSWEKSGSTILPGAICENLTSFGGVLKQSAKQTPLTECLRYGATASSGTVAEPFALQAKFPHPWVQVHYARGATVAESFYQSVAAPYQLLIVGDPLCRPWARSPTFIVDEISPGEKVTGTIRMTPQAAPGVAIREYQFFVNGRLRRITRPGDSFEIDTNGLANGWQDLRIVAIEESVIESQAQLLLPIDVANQDMKMEWALRPSVIYENEQVQLFVSCKNAVSIHLFHRRQPIGVIKGGMGQLTIDTSSLGSGPITLTAIGIGKGRGDKVYSKPIQFFVRPADEFSAVGQP from the coding sequence ATGTATCAACGATTGAGCTTCACAGCATGGTCTGTCGCCTTTTGGCTGGTGATCACAGCTTTCGGAGCAGTAACCTGGACGCCCTGTTGTGCTGGCGGTGGACCCGAAAATGTCTTCCTCGTCGTGAATTCATTGAGTCCCGATTCCCGCGCGATTGCCAATTACTACACGGATCTCAGGGAAATACCTGACATTAATGTATTTGAGCTCGAGTGGGGTGGTTCCAGAGTAGCGATCAAGATCGACACCTTTCGTCAGCAAATATTGGCTCCCATTCTCGCTGAGATGAGTGAAAGAAGATTAGAGTCTCAGATTGATTACATTGTGTACTCAAGTGGCTTTCCTTACGCCGTTGACTTTTCTGCAGACGTGCGGACCGCTTTGCCGCGAGAAGCGGGCACATTGGCTTCACTGACGGGATTGACATTCTTTCAAGGACGAGTCAGAGCACGTGATTCGTCGTACGCATTTACTTTTAAGAATGATCGTTCGAACTCTTACCAGAGTACAAGGACGCGTGGATTTCGAAGTCAGTATGCTTGGAACAAACGCGGACAACAGGTGCAACTGGATGGTGAGAGCTATTATCTGTCAATGATGCTTGGTTACACGGATGGTCGCGGTAATAGCCTGGAAGAGGTCGTTCAATACCTCAGACGGAGCGCATTGGCGGACTGTTCTCGGCCAAGTGGGACGGTGTATCTGATGCAAAATGAGGCGGAAGTTCGATCGAGGACCCGACACAACGCGTTTCCAGAGGTTGCTAAGGCGCTTGCGAAACTTGGCGTTCAAGCCGACGTTGTGAATGGCGTTTTGCCGTCGAAAAAGAATGATGTGTTAGGTGCTGTTATCGGTCGAGCACAATACAGTTGGGAGAAATCAGGGAGTACAATACTTCCGGGCGCAATTTGTGAGAATTTGACGAGTTTTGGCGGGGTTCTCAAGCAGAGTGCGAAGCAGACTCCGTTGACGGAATGTTTGCGCTATGGCGCGACGGCTTCGAGCGGCACCGTTGCCGAGCCATTTGCCCTGCAGGCCAAGTTTCCTCACCCGTGGGTTCAGGTGCATTACGCACGTGGTGCGACGGTGGCAGAATCCTTCTATCAGTCCGTGGCGGCCCCTTATCAATTGCTGATTGTTGGTGACCCGCTTTGCCGTCCCTGGGCGCGTTCGCCAACTTTCATCGTCGACGAAATATCGCCGGGCGAAAAAGTGACGGGGACAATTCGAATGACGCCTCAAGCCGCACCTGGAGTTGCGATTCGTGAATATCAGTTTTTCGTCAATGGACGCTTGCGGCGTATCACCAGGCCGGGCGACTCGTTTGAGATTGATACGAACGGTTTGGCGAACGGTTGGCAAGATTTGCGTATTGTGGCAATCGAAGAATCAGTCATTGAATCGCAGGCACAACTTTTATTGCCGATTGATGTCGCTAATCAAGATATGAAAATGGAATGGGCGCTGCGACCTAGCGTTATTTATGAAAACGAACAGGTTCAGCTTTTTGTCAGCTGTAAGAATGCGGTTTCGATTCACCTGTTTCATCGGCGGCAGCCCATCGGAGTCATAAAGGGCGGGATGGGACAACTGACGATCGATACGTCGAGTCTCGGTAGTGGTCCGATCACCTTGACGGCAATTGGGATTGGCAAGGGCCGGGGGGATAAGGTCTATTCAAAGCCGATTCAGTTTTTTGTGAGGCCTGCCGATGAGTTTTCAGCGGTTGGGCAACCCTAG
- a CDS encoding glycosyltransferase — MTQANFKIVHLTSVHRPFDVRIFDKHCRTSVEAGYRVVLVAVHDSDVKINGVELKAISPPRGRFSRMTRTAFHVFREAWKQSADLYVIHDAELLPWARLMTLLGKTVIYDMHENVPKDLLSKSWIPKALRRPLSSTMRMLERILIGRMPVIFAESSYVDDYPWVKQAIVARNFAKLSSFQHRGAPLTPSSRPAVAYLGAVSRDRGSLLTLAALSELKQRGMSVGWHCVGPISPADHEVELKNLAREKELTEVSFYGYLQRAEAIGKIENCEVGLAVLLPEPNFVASFPTKMFEYMALGMPVVVSDFPLYRRVVDECKCGICVDPTAPLQLADAIQQLLEQPEFARACGQRGREAVQQTYNWDAEFEKLNRFFEQLLMPDRNRSAESK; from the coding sequence ATGACACAAGCGAATTTCAAAATCGTTCATCTTACCTCCGTGCATCGGCCTTTCGATGTTCGCATCTTTGATAAGCATTGCCGTACCTCGGTTGAAGCCGGTTATCGAGTCGTGTTGGTGGCCGTGCACGATAGTGATGTGAAGATCAATGGCGTTGAATTGAAGGCGATTTCTCCACCACGAGGACGTTTTTCGCGAATGACGCGGACCGCGTTTCATGTTTTTCGTGAGGCTTGGAAACAATCTGCCGATCTGTATGTGATTCATGATGCCGAGTTGCTTCCGTGGGCCCGTTTGATGACGCTCCTGGGAAAGACGGTTATTTACGATATGCACGAAAACGTGCCGAAGGATTTGTTGTCCAAGAGTTGGATTCCGAAGGCTTTGCGTCGTCCGCTCTCCTCCACCATGCGAATGCTCGAACGCATCTTGATCGGACGCATGCCTGTGATCTTTGCCGAATCTTCCTACGTGGATGATTATCCCTGGGTGAAACAAGCCATTGTTGCTCGTAATTTTGCCAAGCTCAGCTCTTTTCAGCATCGGGGTGCTCCGTTGACACCCTCCTCTCGCCCAGCGGTTGCCTACCTGGGTGCCGTTTCGAGGGATCGTGGCAGTCTATTGACTCTGGCAGCGTTGAGCGAGTTAAAGCAGCGAGGGATGTCCGTCGGCTGGCATTGCGTCGGTCCGATTTCTCCGGCCGACCACGAAGTTGAGCTGAAAAATCTGGCACGCGAAAAGGAACTGACCGAAGTCTCCTTTTACGGCTATCTTCAGCGCGCAGAAGCCATTGGGAAAATCGAAAACTGTGAAGTTGGTCTGGCTGTTCTGCTTCCTGAGCCGAACTTTGTTGCGTCCTTTCCAACGAAAATGTTTGAATACATGGCGCTCGGGATGCCGGTGGTTGTCTCTGATTTTCCCTTATATCGTCGCGTGGTTGATGAATGTAAGTGTGGTATTTGTGTTGACCCAACCGCTCCACTGCAACTGGCAGATGCGATCCAACAGCTGTTAGAACAACCCGAATTCGCGCGGGCATGTGGCCAGCGCGGACGTGAGGCCGTGCAACAAACTTATAATTGGGATGCAGAGTTTGAAAAGCTCAATCGCTTTTTTGAACAACTACTCATGCCTGACCGTAATCGCTCAGCAGAGAGTAAATAG